A stretch of the Kroppenstedtia eburnea genome encodes the following:
- a CDS encoding DNA-methyltransferase, producing the protein MKKLPSEILDAVITDPPYCSGSRQESGKGQRNRMTTTKSSRWFGGDGLSTQGFLWFMRQCALEWNRLLKPGGHVLVFIDWRMMTYLAAAIESADFRYNSLLVWDKTYFTMGACFRNQHELILHFSKGKGVPQRRDVGNVLSQKPVRNGQHPTEKPVDLIERLLSVVCPKHGLVLDSFAGSGTTGVACLRSGRHYVLIERDPYYAEVARGRLQREEEMKHSQEEGVRKS; encoded by the coding sequence ATGAAAAAGCTGCCGTCGGAAATTCTGGATGCGGTCATTACAGACCCACCATACTGTAGTGGATCCCGACAGGAGTCGGGGAAGGGACAGCGGAACCGGATGACGACAACCAAATCCAGTCGGTGGTTCGGGGGTGACGGTCTCTCCACCCAGGGCTTTCTCTGGTTTATGCGACAGTGCGCTTTGGAGTGGAACCGATTGTTGAAGCCGGGCGGACATGTTCTGGTCTTCATCGACTGGCGGATGATGACTTACTTGGCCGCGGCCATAGAGAGTGCCGACTTTCGGTACAACTCCCTACTGGTCTGGGACAAAACCTACTTCACTATGGGGGCCTGCTTCCGGAACCAGCATGAGTTGATTCTCCACTTTTCAAAGGGAAAGGGAGTGCCGCAACGGAGAGACGTGGGCAATGTCCTTTCCCAGAAGCCGGTCCGAAACGGTCAGCATCCCACAGAAAAGCCAGTGGATCTAATTGAAAGGCTTCTATCCGTAGTGTGTCCCAAACATGGCTTGGTTCTGGACAGCTTTGCGGGTAGTGGGACGACTGGGGTGGCTTGTTTGCGGTCCGGCCGCCATTATGTGCTGATCGAGCGGGATCCATATTATGCGGAGGTGGCTCGGGGCCGACTTCAAAGGGAGGAAGAAATGAAACATAGTCAAGAGGAGGGGGTGAGGAAATCGTGA
- a CDS encoding tyrosine-type recombinase/integrase, with product MDDFRRWMEISGYSSNTIESYIRGVRSYFDWFCGKYGRDPRELFRENIVDYLQDLKRREVGHVTYNSYLAALQRLNAFWIERGIQADIVILKRDRWKAQAGNESPTQHTTEEVERFLQVILESGNRRDYTLAFFLAYTGLRVSEAIHLQMKDVNLPARQLVVQFGKGQKRREVPMSTRLVQVIRSYLKDIRPKYRTAERSPYLFVSPRGQQLSRKTIYGLLVKYSRQAGVNPEITPHSLRHFFCTRALEAGYTIEEVRQIAGHANVNTTLIYAHPSRKSMLEKIDRL from the coding sequence TTGGATGATTTCCGTCGCTGGATGGAAATCAGCGGGTATTCTTCAAACACTATCGAGAGTTACATCCGGGGGGTCAGAAGCTACTTCGATTGGTTCTGCGGAAAGTATGGACGGGATCCCCGGGAGTTGTTCAGAGAGAACATCGTGGATTACCTTCAGGATCTGAAACGCCGGGAGGTGGGGCACGTCACATATAATTCTTACTTGGCTGCCCTCCAACGGCTGAATGCTTTCTGGATCGAGAGAGGCATTCAGGCGGATATCGTGATTCTCAAGAGGGATCGGTGGAAAGCACAGGCCGGAAACGAATCGCCCACCCAGCATACGACAGAAGAGGTGGAGCGGTTTCTGCAGGTGATATTGGAATCCGGAAACCGGCGGGATTACACCTTGGCCTTCTTCTTGGCTTACACGGGGTTGAGAGTATCTGAAGCCATTCACCTTCAGATGAAGGACGTGAACCTCCCGGCCAGACAATTGGTGGTTCAGTTTGGGAAGGGGCAGAAGCGGCGGGAGGTTCCGATGAGTACCCGCCTGGTTCAGGTCATCCGAAGCTACCTGAAGGACATCCGGCCTAAGTACCGAACGGCGGAGAGGAGTCCCTACCTTTTCGTTAGTCCCCGAGGACAACAACTTTCCCGGAAAACAATATATGGTCTACTTGTAAAGTACAGCCGACAGGCAGGGGTGAATCCGGAGATTACACCGCACAGCCTTCGGCATTTTTTCTGTACTCGGGCTTTGGAGGCGGGATACACAATTGAGGAGGTGAGGCAGATTGCCGGTCATGCCAACGTCAACACCACCCTGATTTATGCCCACCCCAGCCGGAAGTCAATGCTGGAGAAGATTGACCGACTTTGA
- a CDS encoding HU family DNA-binding protein yields the protein MNKTELTKRVAQETGKSKTEAGQMVDVVLGQISEALQRGEKVSLFGFGNFEVRERAARMARNPKTGETIHVEAKRIPAFKPGKQLKEVVNG from the coding sequence ATGAATAAAACGGAATTGACCAAACGGGTGGCGCAGGAAACGGGGAAGAGCAAAACAGAAGCCGGACAAATGGTTGATGTAGTCTTGGGTCAGATCTCCGAAGCTTTGCAACGCGGGGAAAAGGTCTCTCTCTTCGGGTTCGGCAACTTCGAGGTACGGGAACGGGCGGCACGAATGGCTCGGAACCCGAAGACAGGGGAAACAATTCACGTTGAGGCGAAACGCATCCCAGCGTTCAAGCCCGGAAAGCAGTTGAAAGAAGTCGTCAATGGATAA
- a CDS encoding sortase, with translation MFRKKPYYLNYPWWYPKQLIGRILLLGGFALLIYGGVDWYQQATLGQSAKPLPEVEATPEKVGEEVIRIALSQMRLSEDSGVVWQHLPKKGERFGDLEIPKLKIRLPVVEGTGEKELRKGVGHYSTSVFPGEPDNAVLAGHRESALGKIGKLKKGDEIVVKTKHEGTFTYEVTKHWITDENDRSVIVSHESSKLTVITCYPFNAIGSPERYIVQADLVDVQK, from the coding sequence ATGTTTCGTAAAAAGCCATACTATCTGAACTATCCATGGTGGTATCCAAAGCAGTTGATCGGGCGGATCCTTCTTCTCGGAGGGTTCGCTCTTCTCATTTACGGTGGAGTCGATTGGTATCAGCAGGCAACACTGGGCCAGTCAGCAAAGCCGCTCCCGGAGGTGGAGGCCACTCCTGAAAAAGTGGGAGAGGAAGTGATTAGAATCGCCCTATCACAGATGCGGTTATCGGAGGACTCAGGAGTTGTTTGGCAACATCTTCCCAAGAAAGGGGAACGTTTCGGAGATTTAGAGATTCCCAAGTTGAAGATCCGGCTTCCGGTAGTAGAGGGAACCGGTGAAAAGGAGCTGCGGAAGGGCGTCGGCCACTATTCCACCTCCGTTTTCCCGGGGGAACCAGACAATGCGGTTTTGGCTGGGCATCGGGAATCGGCACTCGGGAAGATCGGGAAGCTGAAGAAGGGTGACGAAATTGTTGTTAAGACGAAACATGAAGGGACGTTTACCTATGAAGTGACCAAGCATTGGATTACAGACGAGAATGATCGGTCCGTGATTGTTTCACACGAATCATCAAAGCTCACCGTGATCACTTGCTATCCTTTCAATGCAATCGGGAGCCCTGAGCGGTACATCGTTCAGGCGGATCTGGTGGATGTTCAAAAATAA
- a CDS encoding DUF488 family protein — MELYTTGYEGELIDQWVEKLRDAGVTVLVDIRERAISRKKGFSKTALRNQLEANDISYLHYRDLGSPSEIRKKLMRDKDYISFFEQYNQHLNDQEEKLRELATILEHEKACLMCFEKNHRQCHRSAVVERLEKIYPGEVRVEHL, encoded by the coding sequence ATGGAGCTTTATACAACTGGCTATGAGGGAGAACTCATTGATCAATGGGTCGAGAAATTAAGGGATGCCGGTGTTACTGTTTTGGTTGATATTCGTGAGAGAGCAATCAGTCGGAAAAAGGGGTTTTCCAAAACCGCTTTAAGAAACCAGCTTGAAGCAAACGACATCAGTTATTTACACTATAGGGACTTGGGGTCGCCGTCGGAAATTCGGAAAAAATTGATGCGTGATAAGGACTACATTTCATTTTTCGAACAATACAACCAACATTTAAACGATCAAGAGGAAAAGCTTCGTGAACTGGCCACTATCTTAGAACACGAGAAGGCTTGTCTGATGTGTTTTGAAAAAAATCATAGACAATGCCATCGAAGTGCAGTGGTGGAGCGGTTGGAAAAAATTTACCCCGGTGAGGTGAGGGTTGAGCATCTATAG
- a CDS encoding metal-dependent hydrolase gives MTGKTHASLGLATGTAVAWYTGAQGGELVFTLAAATVAALLPDLDEKSSKINQALFGKLPRSYRSAALTVIGIAGVAGFIAYELPLWVLVLSLFLVGVSFAAHRGLTHSLIALITVVWVTSQVFPLFTLAVGTGYLSHLLADAVTSQGVPLFWPWQKRVSLSNAGVRIRTGRTTDQVTGALAGWGSGLMLIWLIFA, from the coding sequence ATGACTGGAAAGACACACGCATCGCTCGGGTTGGCTACGGGTACGGCGGTAGCATGGTATACCGGGGCCCAGGGAGGCGAGTTGGTTTTCACCTTAGCCGCGGCCACTGTAGCGGCATTGTTACCAGACCTTGATGAGAAGTCCAGCAAGATCAATCAAGCACTGTTTGGAAAGTTACCGCGATCTTACCGATCTGCGGCTCTTACCGTCATAGGCATTGCCGGAGTCGCCGGGTTTATCGCGTACGAGTTGCCCTTGTGGGTGCTGGTGTTGAGTCTATTTTTGGTTGGTGTCTCCTTTGCTGCCCATCGAGGACTTACGCATTCATTGATTGCCTTGATCACTGTGGTATGGGTAACATCTCAGGTTTTTCCTCTTTTCACCCTGGCGGTGGGAACCGGTTATTTGTCCCACTTGTTGGCGGATGCGGTGACCAGCCAAGGTGTTCCGTTGTTTTGGCCGTGGCAGAAGCGAGTAAGCTTGAGCAATGCGGGAGTGAGGATTCGGACAGGAAGGACAACTGATCAGGTGACTGGTGCTTTGGCTGGATGGGGGTCCGGGCTCATGTTGATTTGGCTAATTTTCGCATAA